The segment GAAACGCAGACACAGCTTCAGCAGGCTAACTATCCTTATGTTTTATGGGTAATCCCCCTGCTTATTGAAAATAAAATTTCGCATTTAGCAGATCGTGTTCTTGTCGTTGATGTAACAAGAGAAGAACAAATAGAAAGAACGATTAGACGCGATGACACCAGCCTAGAGCATGTTATTAATATATTAAATGCTCAAGCATCTCGAGAAGAAAGGTTGTCATATGCTGACGATATCATCACTAATCATACAGATGATACTGAGCTGCCAAATAGAGTTGCAGAACTACACAAGCAATACCTAGCACTTGCAGCACAAAAAGAATAGGAATGAGCATGAGCGAAAAAATCGAAACAACTTTGGTTACTTATGAATATCCAATGAATGAAAAAATTCGTTCTTGGCTGCGGCTTGAAACATTATTAATGCAAATCTATGAACAGAGCCATATAACCTCCTACTCCTCTGGAATCGCCTTTTTCCGCTCTGTTTCTGAACTGATTGAAATATTGGATAGAGGTGAAGTTCGCTCAGACCTTATCAAAGAACTCGAAAGACAAAAAAGTAGGCTACTCAGTTGGGCTGATGCTCCAAATGTTGATAAAACATTAATCACCTCTCTTTTAAATGACCTAACACCGAAAATAAGCAGTTTAATGTCTGCGCCTCGATTTGGCCATCAACTACGCAATGATAAAATTATTAGCATGGTTCGCCAACGTCTCAGCATTCCCGGTGGATGCTGTAACTTTGATTTACCCACCCTTCAACTGTGGTTAAACATCCCTCAATCAGATAGAGATAATGAAATAAAAAGCTGGCTAAATAGTTTAGACCCTCTGCAAGATGCTTTAAAAACCGCGTTATTACTAATCCGCCAGAATGGCAGTTTTGAACCAGCCGAATCTCACAATGGTTTTTTCCAAGGTAATGTCGAAGGAAAAGAGCTTTTACGTATTAAATTATCACCAGAGCATTTGATATACCCTCAAATTTCAGGGCATAAAACGCGTTTTGCCTTACGTTTTCTTCATATCGATAGTGAGAATGGTATACTCCCAGACGTAATTCATTTTCAGTTAGCCTGTTGTTAGTTTGAGAGTCGATGTATGAATGAAATTATTGAAGTCAATTGTCCGACTTGCCAAAAAGTCGTGACTTGGAATGAATCCAGTCCTTTTCGTCCATTTTGCAGTAAGAGATGTCAATTGATTGATCTAGGCGAGTGGGCCGCCGAAGAAAAACGCATAGAAAGCCAAGGTGATATTTCCGATAGCGATAATTGGAGTGAAGCACCCGAGCATTAATTTCACTTTATCTGTGTTGATAATGAAAATAGCCAAATCTCTACATTAGGCTATTTTCATTCTTCATTACTGACGACTGGTTGTTACGCGTCCTTAATCAGCATATCAACAATCACGCGATTAGCAGGTGGAAACTCTTCAGCAATTAAGCTTTGCTGCTCAATCCAACGTGATTTTTGCCCTTCTTTTCCATAAGGGTCATTTTTCCAGCCTGAAACCATAAAGAAATAGAGCGTAATAAATCTATCGTCAAATTCATGATCAACTTGATGGAATAGATCACAGTCAGTCACCGCAATACCCACTTCTTCTTCCAATTCACGGATCAGTGCGTCCTTCGGGTCTTCCCCCTTTTCTAGCTTCCCACCAGGAAATTCCCAAAACCCAGCCATGTGAGTACCTTCTGGTCGCTGAGTAATAAAAATATGTTGCTGAGCATTACGAATGATCCCAGCGGCAATATGCAGATGTTTTTTTTCCATAATTTCTTCATTAAAAAGGCGGGTTTCCCCGCCTTTATTGATTATTTACTGAATTCTAAATTAATTTAAGCGGCCATGGCACTGCTTGTATTTTTTACCAGAACCGCAAGGGCATGGATCATTACGACCAATTTTATTACCTTGGGTTGCAATCTTCGCTTCTGCTTCTGTCATTAGCGATTCAGCTTCAGCCTCATGGCTTAAATGCTGTTTCTTCGCCAAACGTTCAGCTTCTTCACGACGTTGCTGCTCTAATGCTTCAACTTCTTCCGGTAAACGTACTTGTACTTTTGACAAGGTACTGATCACTTCATATTTCAATGCTTCCAACATATTGGCAAACATACTGAAGGACTCACGTTTGTATTCTTGTTTTGGATCTTTTTGCGCATAGCCACGTAAATGGATACCTTGACGTAAATAGTCCATGGAAGCTAAATGCTCTTTCCATAATGTATCCAGCGTTTGCAACATAACGCCTTTTTCAAAATTACGCATTGCTTCAGAGCTAACGATCTCTTCTTTACGCTGGTAAATTTCAATCGCTTTTTCCATGATACGTTCGCGCAAAGTTTCTTCGTGAAGTTCAGGCTCTTTGTCTAACCACTCTTGAATTGGTAAGTCGAGGTCAAAATCGTTCACTAAACGTTTTTGCAGACCATCAATATCCCACATTTCTTCCAGTGATTGAGGCGGAATATATGCATCAATAATAGTGGTAAAGACATCTTCACGAATGCTGTCTACGGTTTCTTTAATATCGCCGCCATCCAGCAGTTCATTACGCTGAGTATAGATAGCACGACGTTGGTCACTTGCCACATCATCATATTCAAGTAATTGTTTACGAATATCAAAGTTACGGCTTTCAACTTTACGCTGTGCGTTAGCAATTGCTTTTGTTACCCAAGGGTGTTCAATAGCTTCGCCCGGTTTCATACCCAGTTTTTTCATCATGCCCGTAACACGGTCTGATGCGAAGATACGCATTAAAGCATCTTCCATAGACAGATAGAAACGTGATGAACCAGCATCACCTTGACGTCCCGCACGACCACGTAACTGGTTATCGATACGGCGAGATTCATGGCGCTCTGTACCAATGATATGTAAACCGCCAGCCGCTAACACTTCATCGTGACGAATTTTCCAGTTCGCTTTGATTTCATCAATTTGTTCTTGCGTTGGGTTCTCTAGCGCAGCCACTTCTGACTGCCAGCTTCCCCCCAACATGATATCGGTACCACGACCCGCCATGTTAGTTGCGATGGTTACAGCGCTTTTTTGCCCTGCATTAGCGATAATATCAGCTTCCATTGCGTGGAATTTCGCATTCAATACGTTATGAGCAATTTTTGCTTTAGTCAGCGCATGCGAAATTAATTCAGATTTTTCAATTGAAATAGTACCAACCAGAACTGGCTGACCTTTGGCGGTTTTATCACGGATATCTTCAATAATTGCTTCAAATTTGTCTGCTTCAGTCATATAGACTAAATCAGGCATATCCTTACGAACCATTGGACGGTTAGTTGGGATAACAATCGTGTCCAGTTTATAGATAGAGCTAAATTCGAATGCTTCGGTGTCCGCAGTACCGGTCATACCCGCTAATTTTTCGTATAAGCGGAAATAGTTCTGGAAAGTAATCGATGCCAATGTTTGGTTTTCATTATGGATCTCAACACCTTCTTTTGCTTCAACAGCTTGGTGCAGACCATCAGACCAACGGCGCCCTTCCATTGTACGACCAGTATGTTCGTCGACAATAATGACTTGGTTATCTTTAACAATATAGTCAACATCACGAGTAAACAGTGCGTGTGCACGTAAACCTGCCATGACGTGGTGCATCAGCATAATGTTTGATGGTGAATAAAGCGACTCGCCTTCATCCATTAAACCAGCTTTTGCCAGTAATTCTTCAACCAGAACCAGACCGCGCTCTGTGATTGTTACCTGACGAGATTTTTCATCAACCGAGAAGTGACCTTCACCTTGGAAAGTGTCTGAGTCTTCTTTTTCTTGTCGAACGAGTTTCGGGATCAGTTTGTCCACTTTGATGTACAGATCCGAGCTATCTTCTGCTGGGCCTGAAATGATCAGTGGCGTACGCGCTTCATCAATAAGGATAGAATCCACCTCATCCACTAATGCGTAATGCAGTTTACGTTGAACGCGATCTTCTGGGCTAAATGCCATGTTGTCACGTAAATAGTCGAAACCAAATTCGTTGTTAGTACCGTAAGTAATGTCTTCCGCATAAGCTTGACGCTTTGCAGGTGGAGCCATACCCGATAAGTTAATACCCACGGTTAAGCCTAAAAACTCGAATAATGGGCGGTTATTTTCCGCATCTCGTTTTGCTAGGTAGTCGTTCACGGTAACAACGTGAACCCCTTTGCCTGATAATGCGTTAATGTATGCTGGCAGCGTTGCAGTCAGTGTTTTACCTTCACCTGTACGCATTTCTGCGATGCAGCGCTCGTTCAGTACCATACCACCGATTAACTGAACGTCGAAGTGACGCATACCGAAGACACGTTTACTTGCTTCACGCACTGTCGCAAACGCTTCAGGGATCATATTTTCAATGCTTTCGCCTTGTTTTAAACGCTCACGAAATTCTACGGTTTTGGCCTTCAGCTCGTCATCCGATAATTTCTCAAACTCAGGCTCTAACTTGTTAATTTTTTCCACTTCTTTACGCAGACGGCGCAGAGTACGGTCATTACGGCTACCAAATACTTTGGTTAATAGTTTAGTTAACATATTTTTTCTCAGGTAAATCAATTAATTATTTGAATTAGTGGTTTTTGACACGACGAGAAGCGACCCAATGGTAGGCTTTACATCGCTAAATGGATTTAGGCGAAAAAGGGTCCAGCCCGAATGCCATGTACCTGAGCAACCCAAATCGCGGGCTGATAAACAGTAAAGAGAGGGTAGATATGTTCGCTAGCTTGAGTCGTTGCCACATCCCATTGTAAAGATCGCTGCGCCAACATCGCGTACAGCGTATCTAACATTAATTGAGGGGCAAATAGCGTCTCTTTTTGTAGCTTACTTTTGTCGGTATCTTCATCTTCAGTTGCTGAAAAGGCAAAAGTCAGTTGGCGGATAACATTACGTACCGCATGTTGCTGCCAGTAATTGACCGAGTAAGAAGACGAGGATGAAGAGCGTTGGGAGTTCTGCTGCGCAAATAAGTTATCGAAAGCATTTACAGCTTGGCTTTGTCGATTCGCTGGCGCAGAATTAACTTGAGTTTGCTGAGATTCTGATAAGGCATTTAAAATTGTAGGCAAGCCAACACCCGTAGCCACAACACCTAATAACAGGTGGGACCAAAAGTATCGTCTACCTAAATGTCGCCAAAAATTTAAAATGCCCATCAAACTCTTATATAATTTATAGATTAAAGTATGATTCCCAATTATGTTCTGACATCTTTAGCAATCGCGTAAAATGAGAGTTCACAATGAGAGATAGTCAT is part of the Providencia zhijiangensis genome and harbors:
- the coaE gene encoding dephospho-CoA kinase (Dephospho-CoA kinase (CoaE) performs the final step in coenzyme A biosynthesis.) yields the protein MSYIVALTGGIGSGKTTVANEFAKLGVPLVDADVIARQVVEPNTPALISIQQHFGQDVLNHDGTLNRGFLRTVVFSEPKEKAWLNALLHPLIQQETQTQLQQANYPYVLWVIPLLIENKISHLADRVLVVDVTREEQIERTIRRDDTSLEHVINILNAQASREERLSYADDIITNHTDDTELPNRVAELHKQYLALAAQKE
- the zapD gene encoding cell division protein ZapD, translated to MSEKIETTLVTYEYPMNEKIRSWLRLETLLMQIYEQSHITSYSSGIAFFRSVSELIEILDRGEVRSDLIKELERQKSRLLSWADAPNVDKTLITSLLNDLTPKISSLMSAPRFGHQLRNDKIISMVRQRLSIPGGCCNFDLPTLQLWLNIPQSDRDNEIKSWLNSLDPLQDALKTALLLIRQNGSFEPAESHNGFFQGNVEGKELLRIKLSPEHLIYPQISGHKTRFALRFLHIDSENGILPDVIHFQLACC
- the yacG gene encoding DNA gyrase inhibitor YacG; the protein is MNEIIEVNCPTCQKVVTWNESSPFRPFCSKRCQLIDLGEWAAEEKRIESQGDISDSDNWSEAPEH
- the mutT gene encoding 8-oxo-dGTP diphosphatase MutT, with translation MEKKHLHIAAGIIRNAQQHIFITQRPEGTHMAGFWEFPGGKLEKGEDPKDALIRELEEEVGIAVTDCDLFHQVDHEFDDRFITLYFFMVSGWKNDPYGKEGQKSRWIEQQSLIAEEFPPANRVIVDMLIKDA
- the secA gene encoding preprotein translocase subunit SecA translates to MLTKLLTKVFGSRNDRTLRRLRKEVEKINKLEPEFEKLSDDELKAKTVEFRERLKQGESIENMIPEAFATVREASKRVFGMRHFDVQLIGGMVLNERCIAEMRTGEGKTLTATLPAYINALSGKGVHVVTVNDYLAKRDAENNRPLFEFLGLTVGINLSGMAPPAKRQAYAEDITYGTNNEFGFDYLRDNMAFSPEDRVQRKLHYALVDEVDSILIDEARTPLIISGPAEDSSDLYIKVDKLIPKLVRQEKEDSDTFQGEGHFSVDEKSRQVTITERGLVLVEELLAKAGLMDEGESLYSPSNIMLMHHVMAGLRAHALFTRDVDYIVKDNQVIIVDEHTGRTMEGRRWSDGLHQAVEAKEGVEIHNENQTLASITFQNYFRLYEKLAGMTGTADTEAFEFSSIYKLDTIVIPTNRPMVRKDMPDLVYMTEADKFEAIIEDIRDKTAKGQPVLVGTISIEKSELISHALTKAKIAHNVLNAKFHAMEADIIANAGQKSAVTIATNMAGRGTDIMLGGSWQSEVAALENPTQEQIDEIKANWKIRHDEVLAAGGLHIIGTERHESRRIDNQLRGRAGRQGDAGSSRFYLSMEDALMRIFASDRVTGMMKKLGMKPGEAIEHPWVTKAIANAQRKVESRNFDIRKQLLEYDDVASDQRRAIYTQRNELLDGGDIKETVDSIREDVFTTIIDAYIPPQSLEEMWDIDGLQKRLVNDFDLDLPIQEWLDKEPELHEETLRERIMEKAIEIYQRKEEIVSSEAMRNFEKGVMLQTLDTLWKEHLASMDYLRQGIHLRGYAQKDPKQEYKRESFSMFANMLEALKYEVISTLSKVQVRLPEEVEALEQQRREEAERLAKKQHLSHEAEAESLMTEAEAKIATQGNKIGRNDPCPCGSGKKYKQCHGRLN
- the secM gene encoding secA translation cis-regulator SecM, which encodes MGILNFWRHLGRRYFWSHLLLGVVATGVGLPTILNALSESQQTQVNSAPANRQSQAVNAFDNLFAQQNSQRSSSSSSYSVNYWQQHAVRNVIRQLTFAFSATEDEDTDKSKLQKETLFAPQLMLDTLYAMLAQRSLQWDVATTQASEHIYPLFTVYQPAIWVAQVHGIRAGPFFA